Proteins encoded by one window of Streptomyces sp. LX-29:
- a CDS encoding ABC transporter substrate-binding protein, with amino-acid sequence MTLLNPFRPTTARRAARTLAALGAAVLLVSGCGSDSDSDASDGGGKDGAKTRTVKDATGRPVEVPVAPKRIVTLTQEDLDAVLALDVEPVGITNGQGLSEPPEYLADKVKDVEVVGNLLQPVMDKVIKAKPDLILAGDMQDEQVLKQLREITPATLVTMAPADDWKLSFRGVANAVNKLDQANKVISDYEADAKAAGAKLGADKGAEVSIVRWNPDGPSWMEKKQFASGVALDMGLKRPKAQNKDGNAHTPPLSLEKINEIDGDWLFLSTLTSDGEKALKDVQEKPAYKELTAVKEGHAVTVDGSVWSTRGGPLASRVVMEDITKALTKS; translated from the coding sequence ATGACCCTGCTCAACCCCTTCCGCCCGACCACCGCGCGCCGCGCGGCGCGGACCCTCGCGGCCCTCGGAGCCGCGGTGCTCCTGGTGTCGGGGTGTGGCTCCGACTCGGACTCGGACGCGTCGGACGGCGGAGGCAAGGACGGCGCGAAGACGCGCACGGTGAAGGACGCCACCGGCAGGCCGGTGGAGGTGCCGGTGGCGCCCAAGCGGATCGTGACGCTCACTCAGGAGGACCTGGACGCCGTCCTGGCGCTGGACGTCGAGCCGGTCGGCATCACCAACGGCCAGGGGCTCAGCGAGCCGCCCGAGTACCTCGCCGACAAGGTCAAGGACGTCGAGGTGGTCGGCAATCTGCTGCAGCCGGTGATGGACAAGGTCATCAAGGCCAAGCCGGACCTGATCCTCGCCGGCGACATGCAGGACGAGCAGGTGCTCAAGCAACTGCGCGAGATCACCCCGGCGACGCTGGTCACCATGGCGCCCGCGGACGACTGGAAGCTCTCCTTCCGCGGCGTGGCCAACGCCGTGAACAAGCTGGACCAGGCCAACAAGGTCATCTCCGACTACGAGGCCGACGCCAAGGCGGCGGGCGCGAAGCTGGGTGCCGACAAGGGCGCCGAGGTCAGCATCGTGCGCTGGAACCCCGACGGCCCGAGCTGGATGGAGAAGAAGCAGTTCGCCAGCGGGGTCGCCCTGGACATGGGCCTCAAGCGGCCCAAGGCCCAGAACAAGGACGGCAACGCGCACACCCCGCCGCTCAGCCTGGAGAAGATCAACGAGATCGACGGCGACTGGCTGTTCCTCTCCACCCTGACCTCGGACGGCGAGAAGGCCCTGAAGGACGTTCAGGAGAAGCCCGCCTACAAGGAGTTGACCGCGGTGAAGGAGGGCCACGCCGTGACCGTCGACGGCTCCGTCTGGTCGACCCGCGGCGGGCCGCTGGCCAGCCGGGTCGTGATGGAGGACATCACCAAGGCGCTCACGAAGTCCTGA
- a CDS encoding amidohydrolase produces MTGVERATAVEATESGGGVVAKPAAPPTAPSTLKDAIRDRVAVHRPALLDLSRRIHAHPEVAFAEHRAAAWCAELLAAQGFAVTAPAYGLETAFGATVGSGPVTVAIACEYDALPGLGHACGHNLIAAAGVGAALGLAPYVDELGLTVRVLGTPAEERGAGKALLLEAGAFERVDAAMMVHPCPFDVADFRSFALGTLSVAYTGRAAHPSLNPHEGRNAADALTVAQVALGLLRQQLPPHWRVHGVTTSAGTAPNAIPDRATAEYEIRALAAEDLRELRERVEACFRAGALATGCEVTLTRPEPDYLDFRSDPALTTLWRANARALGRPEPEAREPFACTDMGNVSHAVPSIHPVLDITGGACGPHEPEFAAAALGAAAERALIDGAVGMAWTAADFAAARSVGG; encoded by the coding sequence ATGACCGGAGTCGAGCGGGCCACGGCCGTCGAGGCCACGGAGAGCGGCGGTGGCGTCGTCGCGAAACCCGCCGCACCGCCCACCGCGCCCAGCACGCTCAAGGACGCGATACGGGACCGGGTGGCCGTGCACCGGCCCGCGCTGCTGGACCTCAGTCGCCGCATCCACGCGCATCCCGAGGTGGCCTTCGCCGAGCACCGCGCGGCGGCCTGGTGCGCCGAACTGCTCGCCGCCCAGGGCTTCGCCGTGACGGCACCGGCGTACGGCCTGGAGACCGCGTTCGGCGCCACCGTGGGAAGCGGGCCGGTCACCGTCGCCATCGCCTGCGAGTACGACGCGTTGCCGGGCCTCGGTCACGCCTGTGGCCACAACCTGATCGCGGCCGCGGGCGTGGGCGCCGCCCTGGGCCTCGCCCCCTATGTGGACGAACTCGGCCTGACCGTAAGGGTGCTGGGCACCCCGGCGGAGGAGCGCGGCGCGGGCAAGGCCCTGCTGTTGGAGGCCGGCGCTTTCGAGAGGGTGGACGCGGCGATGATGGTGCACCCCTGCCCCTTCGACGTCGCCGACTTCCGCTCGTTCGCGCTCGGCACCCTCTCCGTGGCGTACACCGGCCGCGCCGCGCACCCCAGCCTCAACCCGCACGAGGGCCGCAACGCCGCCGACGCCCTGACGGTCGCCCAGGTCGCCCTCGGCCTGCTGCGCCAGCAACTGCCCCCGCACTGGCGGGTGCACGGAGTCACCACGAGCGCGGGCACCGCTCCGAATGCGATCCCGGACCGGGCCACCGCCGAGTACGAGATCCGCGCCCTGGCCGCCGAGGACCTGCGCGAACTGCGCGAGCGGGTCGAAGCCTGCTTCCGCGCGGGCGCGCTGGCGACGGGCTGCGAGGTCACCCTCACCCGTCCCGAGCCCGACTACCTGGACTTCCGCTCCGACCCCGCCCTCACCACCCTGTGGCGGGCCAACGCCCGTGCGCTGGGCCGGCCCGAGCCGGAGGCCCGGGAGCCGTTCGCCTGCACGGACATGGGCAACGTCTCGCACGCCGTGCCGTCCATCCACCCGGTCCTGGACATCACCGGTGGGGCCTGCGGCCCGCACGAGCCGGAGTTCGCCGCGGCCGCCCTGGGGGCCGCGGCGGAACGGGCGCTGATCGACGGCGCGGTGGGGATGGCGTGGACGGCCGCGGACTTCGCGGCCGCCCGATCCGTCGGCGGTTGA